The following proteins come from a genomic window of Macrobrachium nipponense isolate FS-2020 chromosome 32, ASM1510439v2, whole genome shotgun sequence:
- the LOC135207603 gene encoding uncharacterized protein LOC135207603 translates to MEQALRHKLEKPHELEIQQKSPLASGEGTSQESRQEPEKLVTRKDSKKTVKVKFGTWNVGSMKLKNDGEIVVPNGGRSLNMTKFMENKELKALSVQETKLVGEGEVILDEEFGGEYKMYYIGESTRKNGVGIILHSDLQKNVKVDRVSDRLIVLTFMKYDKVWHIISAYAPHQGHSAAVKRKFMEELEEYVRLFPESDIIVLCGDMNAHVGESSDGYEGVHGGSGFGIRNPEGGRLLKLAKTLNMAVVNTYFEKEGRYRITYKNNKNETQTDHILLGKDHLGFIEDCEAIPDGFDEILQHKLLVAEFLVKNDNEGEDQNLFDFSDKNNNVGEDQNLDENNNEW, encoded by the exons ATGGAGCAAG CATTGAGACATAAATTAGAGAAACCACACGAGTTAGAGATACAGCAAAAGTCACCACTGGCGTCGGGGGAAGGGACATCACAGGAGTCACGACAGGAACCAGAGAAGTTAGTCACGAGAAAAGATTCGAAAAAGACTGTAAAGGTGAAATTTGGAACTTGGAATGTTGGTAGCATGAAGTTGAAAAATGATGGTGAGATTGTTGTTCCCAACGGAGGAAGGTCATTAAATATGACTAAGTTCATGGAGAATAAGGAGCTTAAGGCTCTAAGTGTGCAAGAGACTAAATTGGTTGGGGAAGGTGAAGTAATACTGGATGAAGAATTTGGGGGGGAATATAAAATGTACTACATAGGGGAAAGTACAAGGAAAAATGGGGTAGGAATTATTCTCCATTCAGATCTGCAGAAGAATGTCAAGGTCGACCGTGTCAGTGACAGGCTCATAGTATTaacttttatgaaatatgataaagtATGGCATATCATCTCTGCATATGCCCCTCACCAAGGGCATTCGGCAGCTGTTAAGAGAAAGTTTATGGAGGAATTAGAGGAATATGTAAGACTTTTTCCAGAAAGTGACATAATAGTTTTATGTGGAGACATGAATGCCCATGTAGGTGAGAGTTCTGATGGGTATGAAGGCGTACATGGAGGAAGTGGTTTTGGAATAAGAAACCCGGAAGGTGGAAGATTGTTGAAATTAGCAAAAACTTTGAATATGGCGGTCGTGAATACATACTTTGAGAAAGAAGGAAGGTATCGGataacatacaaaaataataaaaatgagacaCAAACTGATCATATTTTGCTTGGGAAGGACCACCTGGGATTCATTGAGGATTGTGAGGCTATTCCAGATGGATTTGATGAAATTCTACAACATAAACTGTTAGTGGCAGAGTTTTTGGTTAAAAACGACAATGAAGGGGAGGATCAGAACCTCTTCGATTTTTCGGATAAAAACAACAATGTAGGGGAGGATCAGAACCTGGATGAAAACAACAATGAATGGTAG